Proteins found in one Amycolatopsis aidingensis genomic segment:
- a CDS encoding LysR family transcriptional regulator, with amino-acid sequence MDLELRHLKAVCAIAEAGSVTKAASLLGLAQPALTAQLHRIEHALGGSLFERDWRGARPTALGEVVLARARVLLPAVKGLQDEVTRLACIEGSLDHCRIGAINSPILSGLVHRFAADYPQAHVMTHTSWSVSELMDMIVAGRLDYALIGVCGTTSPPSGQGVVWRSVGLDAVGALLPETHPLTTGNAGEVALPELALTRWAATRGEGCFAECFATACARAGFAPHTIYETDVVSCLDLAQAGDAVVLCKPSLLPIPGLRALPFAGAPLRWQHLLGWHEESPAALLSERMTRYATEAFDAAVRRNRPYAAWLERQPGFGIASVE; translated from the coding sequence ATGGACCTCGAGCTGCGCCACCTGAAAGCCGTCTGCGCCATCGCGGAAGCCGGCAGTGTCACCAAGGCGGCGTCCTTACTCGGGCTGGCGCAGCCCGCGCTGACGGCTCAGCTGCACCGCATCGAGCATGCCCTCGGCGGATCCCTGTTCGAGCGGGACTGGCGTGGGGCGCGGCCCACGGCGCTCGGTGAGGTGGTGCTGGCCAGGGCGCGGGTGCTGCTGCCTGCCGTGAAGGGGCTACAGGACGAGGTCACCCGGTTGGCCTGTATCGAGGGCAGCCTTGACCACTGCCGGATCGGCGCGATCAACTCGCCGATCCTCAGCGGCCTGGTGCACCGGTTCGCCGCCGACTACCCGCAGGCACATGTGATGACCCATACCTCCTGGTCGGTGTCCGAGCTGATGGACATGATCGTCGCGGGCAGGCTGGACTACGCGCTGATCGGCGTCTGCGGCACCACCTCGCCACCATCCGGGCAGGGCGTGGTCTGGCGTTCGGTGGGGCTGGACGCGGTCGGTGCGCTGCTCCCGGAAACCCACCCGCTGACCACGGGCAACGCGGGCGAGGTCGCACTGCCCGAGCTCGCGCTCACCAGGTGGGCGGCCACCAGGGGAGAGGGCTGCTTCGCCGAATGCTTCGCCACGGCCTGCGCCAGGGCCGGTTTCGCCCCGCACACGATCTACGAGACCGATGTGGTCAGCTGCCTCGACCTGGCGCAGGCCGGAGACGCGGTGGTGCTGTGCAAGCCGAGCCTGCTGCCGATTCCCGGGCTGCGGGCGCTGCCGTTCGCGGGGGCGCCCCTGCGCTGGCAGCATCTGCTCGGCTGGCACGAGGAGAGCCCCGCAGCGTTGCTGTCCGAGCGGATGACCCGGTACGCCACGGAGGCCTTCGACGCCGCCGTGCGCAGGAACCGGCCGTACGCCGCCTGGCTGGAGCGCCAGCCGGGATTCGGTATCGCCTCCGTGGAGTGA
- a CDS encoding S1 family peptidase — MQRRLLRFASVAVPAAALVAAMAVPASAFVPAGPAASDATADAAADAISAAAPGMFAALQRDLNLTAEQARARLAAEHRGVTADKRLRKQLGSGYTGAWMNEAGSKLVVAITDPADARTVRAAGAEPTVVAHSGAKLAAVQAKLDANAAAAPDSLPSWYVDVTTNRVVVLAHEHAVGAAHAFVAASGADAAAVRVEVTAERPRPLYDVVGGDAYYTGSSRCSIGFSVEGGYVTAGHCGNRGTSTSGHNRVSQGSFQGSSFPGNDYAWVRVNSNWTPTPTVNGYSSGSDVVVKGSDEAPVNSSVCRSGSTTGWHCGRITARNASVSYPQGTVNGLIRTTVCAEPGDSGGSLVTADRNNAHAQGVTSGGSGNCSSGGTTYFQPVPEILDVYGLTLVTDDNGGPPDPPGDRCDDYESTYTGSLSSNGREYQPDGRWYYSSGSGTHEGCLDAPDGTDFDLYLQRWNGSSWSTVEESTSPGPDEQTSYNGSAGYYRYQVHAYSGSGSYTLGVNTP; from the coding sequence ATGCAACGAAGACTGTTGCGATTCGCCTCCGTGGCCGTGCCCGCCGCGGCACTGGTCGCCGCGATGGCCGTACCGGCATCGGCGTTCGTCCCGGCCGGACCGGCCGCATCGGACGCTACCGCAGACGCCGCCGCCGACGCGATCAGCGCGGCCGCACCCGGCATGTTCGCCGCGCTACAGCGCGACCTGAACCTGACCGCCGAGCAGGCCAGGGCCCGGCTGGCGGCCGAGCATCGCGGGGTGACCGCCGACAAGCGACTGCGCAAGCAGCTCGGTTCCGGCTACACCGGCGCCTGGATGAACGAAGCGGGTTCGAAGCTGGTGGTGGCGATCACCGATCCGGCCGACGCCCGCACGGTGCGCGCCGCGGGAGCCGAGCCCACCGTGGTCGCGCACAGCGGCGCGAAGCTGGCCGCGGTGCAGGCCAAACTGGACGCGAATGCCGCCGCGGCACCGGATTCGCTGCCCTCCTGGTACGTGGACGTGACCACGAACCGGGTGGTCGTCCTGGCGCATGAGCACGCGGTCGGCGCGGCACACGCGTTCGTCGCGGCCAGTGGGGCGGACGCCGCTGCCGTGCGGGTCGAGGTCACCGCCGAGCGGCCGCGCCCGCTGTACGACGTGGTGGGCGGGGACGCCTACTACACCGGTTCCTCCCGCTGCTCGATCGGTTTCTCCGTGGAAGGCGGGTATGTCACCGCAGGGCACTGCGGCAACCGCGGCACCTCCACCTCGGGACACAACCGGGTCTCGCAGGGCAGCTTCCAGGGTTCCTCCTTCCCCGGCAACGACTACGCCTGGGTGCGGGTGAACTCGAACTGGACCCCGACCCCCACCGTGAACGGGTACTCCTCCGGCAGTGACGTGGTGGTCAAGGGCTCCGACGAGGCCCCGGTCAACTCCTCGGTGTGCCGTTCCGGCTCCACCACCGGCTGGCACTGCGGCCGGATCACCGCGCGCAACGCCTCGGTGAGCTACCCGCAGGGCACGGTGAACGGGCTGATCCGCACCACGGTCTGCGCCGAGCCCGGCGACTCCGGTGGCTCGCTGGTCACCGCGGACCGCAACAACGCGCACGCCCAGGGCGTCACCTCCGGTGGTTCCGGGAACTGCAGCTCCGGCGGCACCACGTACTTCCAGCCGGTGCCGGAGATCCTGGACGTCTACGGCCTCACCCTGGTGACCGACGACAACGGTGGCCCGCCGGACCCGCCCGGTGACCGGTGCGACGACTACGAGTCCACCTACACCGGCTCGCTGTCCTCGAACGGCCGCGAGTACCAGCCGGACGGCCGCTGGTACTACAGCAGCGGCTCCGGCACCCACGAGGGCTGCCTGGACGCGCCGGACGGCACCGACTTCGACCTCTACCTGCAACGGTGGAACGGCAGCTCGTGGAGCACGGTCGAGGAGTCGACCAGCCCAGGGCCGGACGAGCAGACCAGCTACAACGGCAGCGCCGGTTACTACCGCTACCAGGTGCATGCCTACAGCGGCTCCGGTAGCTACACCCTCGGCGTGAACACGCCATAA
- a CDS encoding cytochrome P450 produces the protein MTSHGATTGEPVRRASLADTVLVGTRVALPLLANGLIKRRPRMQAMAGRLGLDRQSVALLRRLRARYGPGPLRLRVPGRTVVLPLGGPDVARLLESASAPFTPASREKRAALAHFQPHGVLLSRGAARARRRELNEAVLETHRPVHGLAEQITTRIDEEATDLLGSTGTELTWDRFACCWWRTVRRIVLGDTARTDDTVTGLLDRLRLDANWAYLGPRRARTFAELSRRLDGYLGRAEQGSLAALLAGQREETGAGARDQMAHWLFAFDAAGMVTLRTLALLATHPEQAAAAAAELPDGAVRAARSLPYLRACVLDTVRLWPTTPVLLRDSTEDTSWGGTRLPAGSTFLVVTPFFHRDPDTLPQADRFEPESWLDGRAEAEPGLVPFSAGPARCPGENLVLLTASTMLGCLFARRRYVLESPTGLDPGRPLPATLDNFGLRFRLGAR, from the coding sequence ATGACATCGCACGGCGCGACAACCGGCGAGCCGGTACGGCGGGCGAGCCTGGCGGACACCGTACTGGTCGGCACCCGCGTCGCACTACCACTGCTCGCGAACGGGCTGATCAAGCGCAGGCCACGGATGCAGGCCATGGCCGGGCGGCTGGGGTTGGACCGGCAGTCGGTGGCGCTGCTGCGCAGGCTACGCGCGCGGTACGGCCCGGGGCCGCTGCGGCTGCGCGTGCCCGGCCGCACGGTGGTCCTACCGCTGGGCGGGCCCGATGTGGCCAGGCTGCTGGAGTCGGCCTCGGCACCGTTCACCCCGGCCAGCAGGGAGAAACGGGCCGCCCTCGCGCATTTCCAACCACACGGGGTGCTGCTCTCGCGCGGTGCCGCACGGGCGCGGCGGCGGGAGCTCAACGAAGCCGTGCTGGAGACGCACCGGCCAGTGCACGGCCTCGCGGAGCAGATCACCACCAGGATCGACGAGGAGGCCACCGACCTGCTCGGCAGCACCGGCACCGAGCTCACCTGGGACCGGTTCGCCTGCTGCTGGTGGCGGACGGTGCGGCGGATCGTGCTCGGCGACACCGCCCGCACGGACGACACCGTCACCGGCCTGCTCGACCGGTTGCGCCTGGACGCCAACTGGGCCTACCTCGGACCCCGTCGTGCCCGCACCTTCGCCGAACTGAGCCGCCGCCTGGACGGCTACCTCGGCCGTGCGGAGCAGGGCAGCCTGGCCGCGCTGCTTGCCGGGCAGCGGGAGGAGACGGGGGCGGGCGCGCGCGACCAGATGGCGCACTGGCTGTTCGCCTTCGACGCGGCGGGCATGGTGACCTTGCGGACGCTCGCCCTGCTGGCCACCCATCCCGAGCAGGCGGCCGCGGCAGCCGCCGAACTGCCCGATGGCGCGGTCCGGGCGGCCCGGTCATTGCCGTACCTGCGGGCCTGCGTACTGGACACGGTCCGGCTCTGGCCCACCACCCCGGTTCTGCTCAGGGACAGCACCGAGGACACGAGCTGGGGCGGCACCAGGCTTCCGGCCGGGAGCACCTTCCTGGTGGTCACGCCGTTCTTCCACCGGGACCCGGACACCCTCCCGCAGGCTGACCGGTTCGAACCGGAGAGCTGGCTGGACGGGCGCGCCGAGGCGGAGCCCGGTCTCGTCCCGTTCAGTGCGGGGCCTGCCCGCTGCCCCGGCGAGAACCTGGTACTGCTCACCGCCAGTACCATGCTCGGCTGCCTGTTCGCGCGCCGTCGCTACGTGCTGGAGTCCCCCACCGGTCTGGACCCGGGCCGGCCGCTGCCCGCCACGCTGGACAACTTCGGCCTCCGCTTCCGGCTCGGCGCCCGCTGA